In Rhododendron vialii isolate Sample 1 chromosome 9a, ASM3025357v1, the following are encoded in one genomic region:
- the LOC131301705 gene encoding reticulon-like protein B5 isoform X1, with product MDSTQRNNTMCKRYTHKRMRERVFLCLFRGHYSPLVPANYPEARGSELEPEARTRSPLIALSLSRHTFALALQIRRKKKITGGSDFQSDREFSSRISMADHTGEQQKESTEASLMDKITEKFHDHDSSSSSDDDSHHEKSSSTTKIYRLFGREKPVHKVLGGGKPADVFLWRDKKISGGVLGVATAVWVLFELVEYHLLTLVCHVLIFALAILFLWSNASTFIKKSPPQIPEVEIPDDIVLGIASTLTTEINRALSVLRDITSGRDLKKFLAVIAGLWVLSCVGSWCNFLTLFYISFVLLHTVPVLYEKYEDHIDPIAEKASAEFKKQYSVFDTKVLSKIPRGPLKDKKVA from the exons ATGGATTCCACACAACGCAATAACACGATGTGCAAACGGTATACCCATaaaaggatgagagagagagtgttccTTTGTCTTTTTCGCGGACATTACTCTCCATTGGTTCCCGCAAATTATCCCGAAGCACGCGGCTCGGAACTCGAACCTGAGGCTCGTACTCGCTCCCCTTTAATCGCCCTGTCACTCTCTCGTCACACTTTTGCTTTGGCACTCCAAATtcgaagaaaaaagaagataacCGGCGGCAGCGATTTTCAATCGGATCGGGAATTCTCGTCGCGGATTTCGATGGCTGACCACACTGGTGAGCAGCAGAAAGAATCAACGGAGGCTTCGTTGATGGATAAGATCACCGAGAAGTTTCACGACCACGATTCTTCGTCGTCTTCTGATGATGATTCCCACCACGAGAAATCTTCGTCGACGACCAAGATCTATCGTCTCTTTGGCAGGGAGAAGCCCGTGCACAAAGTGTTGGGCGGTGGAAAAC CTGCTGATGTGTTCCTGTGGAGGGACAAGAAAATTTCTGGTGGCGTGCTTGGTGTTGCCACGGCAGTATGGGTGCTTTTTGAATTGGTTGAATATCACTTGCTAACTCTTGTATGTCACGTGCTGATCTTTGCTTTGGCAATCCTTTTCCTGTGGTCCAATGCATCCACCTTTATCAAGAA GTCTCCTCCTCAAATTCCAGAAGTTGAAATACCTGACGATATTGTCCTGGGAATAGCTTCTACTTTGACGACTGAAATCAACCGTGCTCTTTCTGTACTCCGAGACATTACATCTGGGAGGGATTTGAAGAAATTCCTTGCT GTTATCGCTGGATTGTGGGTTCTTTCATGTGTGGGGAGTTGGTGTAACTTCTTGACCTTGTTCTATATAT CTTTTGTATTGCTGCACACTGTGCCCGTTCTTTATGAGAAATATGAGGACCACATTGACCCAATTGCTGAGAAAGCATCAGCAGAGTTCAAGAAGCAGTATTCAGTCTTCGATACCAAG GTTCTAAGTAAGATTCCAAGAGGTCCATTGAAAGATAAGAAGGTGGCTTAA
- the LOC131301705 gene encoding reticulon-like protein B5 isoform X2, translating into MDSTQRNNTMCKRYTHKRMRERVFLCLFRGHYSPLVPANYPEARGSELEPEARTRSPLIALSLSRHTFALALQIRRKKKITGGSDFQSDREFSSRISMADHTGEQQKESTEASLMDKITEKFHDHDSSSSSDDDSHHEKSSSTTKIYRLFGREKPVHKVLGGGKPADVFLWRDKKISGGVLGVATAVWVLFELVEYHLLTLVCHVLIFALAILFLWSNASTFIKKSPPQIPEVEIPDDIVLGIASTLTTEINRALSVLRDITSGRDLKKFLAVIAGLWVLSCVGSWCNFLTLFYISFVLLHTVPVLYEKYEDHIDPIAEKASAEFKKQYSVFDTKVLSKIPRGPLKDKKVA; encoded by the exons ATGGATTCCACACAACGCAATAACACGATGTGCAAACGGTATACCCATaaaaggatgagagagagagtgttccTTTGTCTTTTTCGCGGACATTACTCTCCATTGGTTCCCGCAAATTATCCCGAAGCACGCGGCTCGGAACTCGAACCTGAGGCTCGTACTCGCTCCCCTTTAATCGCCCTGTCACTCTCTCGTCACACTTTTGCTTTGGCACTCCAAATtcgaagaaaaaagaagataacCGGCGGCAGCGATTTTCAATCGGATCGGGAATTCTCGTCGCGGATTTCGATGGCTGACCACACTGGTGAGCAGCAGAAAGAATCAACGGAGGCTTCGTTGATGGATAAGATCACCGAGAAGTTTCACGACCACGATTCTTCGTCGTCTTCTGATGATGATTCCCACCACGAGAAATCTTCGTCGACGACCAAGATCTATCGTCTCTTTGGCAGGGAGAAGCCCGTGCACAAAGTGTTGGGCGGTGGAAAAC CTGCTGATGTGTTCCTGTGGAGGGACAAGAAAATTTCTGGTGGCGTGCTTGGTGTTGCCACGGCAGTATGGGTGCTTTTTGAATTGGTTGAATATCACTTGCTAACTCTTGTATGTCACGTGCTGATCTTTGCTTTGGCAATCCTTTTCCTGTGGTCCAATGCATCCACCTTTATCAAGAA GTCTCCTCCTCAAATTCCAGAAGTTGAAATACCTGACGATATTGTCCTGGGAATAGCTTCTACTTTGACGACTGAAATCAACCGTGCTCTTTCTGTACTCCGAGACATTACATCTGGGAGGGATTTGAAGAAATTCCTTGCT GTTATCGCTGGATTGTGGGTTCTTTCATGTGTGGGGAGTTGGTGTAACTTCTTGACCTTGTTCTATATAT CTTTTGTATTGCTGCACACTGTGCCCGTTCTTTATGAGAAATATGAGGACCACATTGACCCAATTGCTGAGAAAGCATCAGCAGAGTTCAAGAAGCAGTATTCAGTCTTCGATACCAAGGTTCTAAGTAAGATTCCAAGAGGTCCATTGAAAGACAAGAAG GTGGCTTAA